Part of the Xenopus tropicalis strain Nigerian chromosome 3, UCB_Xtro_10.0, whole genome shotgun sequence genome, CGcgatgggggggagggggcactGGGGTACATACACATTCAAGTTCCCTGTCAGGGAGGGTTCAGCTGCCCTGAAGGCTTACCCTGAATTCATTTTAATATGGCACTGGGCAGTGGGGAAACTATTTCTTTACACAGTGCCTTaagtaaaggtgtgtaatgggaACATTCTTTGGGTGCCGACCCAATGAAAAGtgttggcactagtgatgagcgaatgttttcgccaggcatgttaCATTGTCTTTGAGTTACATTGGCTTTAAATTTggaatgagattaaaaaaaatagcaaataattccctctaccatttaacattttgttcttgaaccaacaaatgtatttttgtagttgtTTTATCAGTGTGGAAGCGCCAGTAGGGCTAATAGGAGCTAAGCAGGGTTTCTCCtatttgggtgctattctcctgcctaccacaaggtggggctactgagaacattggGCAGCACAAAAGATTTCTTATCCCTTTCTGAACTCtgtcatgctgagatcttcaggcaaaCCTTAAGGCAGCCTTCTGGAGACCTAATTTTTGGAAGGGTAATAGGATCTGGGGTTTCAAagatcattttctttcattgtatttGATTAATTTGGTGATAaggtccccccactgctactataggcaccatctctccctactatacctgctatcccacagccccagtcccttcccagaggctattatccccccactgctactataggcaccatctctccctactatacctgctatcccacagccccagtcccttcccagaggctattatccccccactgctactataggcaccatctctccctactatacctgctatcccacagccccagtcccttcccagaggctattatcccactgctactataggcaccatctctccctactatacctgctatccctcaaccccagtcccttcccagaggctattatccccccactgctactataggcaccatctctccctactatacctgctatcccacagccccagtcccttcccagaggctattatccccccactgctactataggcaccatctctccctactatacctgctatcccacagccccagtcccttcccagaggctattatccccccactgctactataggcaccatctctccctactatacctgctatcccacaaccccagtcccttcccagaggctattatcccactgcttctataggcaccatctctccctactatacctgctatcccacagccccagtcccttcccagaggctattatccccccactgctactataggcaccatctctccctactatacctgctatcccacagccccagtcccttcccagaggctattatccccccactgctactataggcaccatctctccctactatacctgctatcccacacagGGCTATTTTTTTCTGCCTCTGAAGTGGCGTTACTTTTATTTTCCCGGGTCCAAAGGCAAGTTAACCTATTGCGGACTGGGTTGTGGATCCCCCACTGGACCTGCACAGGAATCCCCCAATCCGCCAACAAAGTAATGATAACCGTACCATTGTAGCCTCAGAGTTTTCGGGCTGCCAGAATTAGCAaccaccatttaaaagctggaaagaagcagccAAATGACGACCAACTGAAATGTGGCCAAATAACGCCATTTAGTAACATTTTAATGGTGAACCACGCCCTTTAAGGTACTTTTAATCATGATTTCTTCCTGAAAGATCCCATGATCAAATTCCCCCCTGTACATTCACCCTCACAGCCCAAACGAATGAGAATCCAACACCAACAAGCAGTTTAACATTGGCAAAGAGGTTGTTAATAAAAAAGAGACCAAGCAGCAACACttgacattttttacaaataaagggACATGGAGTTCAAGGGAAAGTAACGCCTAAGAAATAGATTGTAGCAGTATTATTTATGAACAAAACATGGCCGATAACTGCAGTTATTAGTCACAACCACCGGTGATGAAGCCTAATAGGTGCTGATTCAGAGTTTTAGAAAATAAAACGGTGCTTTTATACTAAAGCCTGGCTTCCCCTTGGGGCGGCCGAACTGACAATACTTACAACAAGAATAAAGTTCACTATATAGACGACAAAGTCTAGACTCTCTAAAGGGTAAATAGCAGTACATTATTGTTTGGGGGCTTTGCCATTTATACGCATTGGGCAAACTTGCAGCTGgacaaccaatcagatacttACGTTCAGTGTTTAATCCTGCTgttggctgattggttgctacggtttactgcccagtgtttataaagggAGCCAGATAGATTATAGGAAATAATATATCTGTAAAGAAACTCCAAATCCCAGCGTGTAGTGCCTATCCATGATTTAGTGTTGCCAGCTCACACCCTTATAACCAGAGCTACATTATCCATGGATCCACTTCAGATATATGCCTGATAcatagctggaaaaaaaaaaaacagagcagtcGGTGGCACACATAGAGTTAACTGcaaattagccatgcagcatgtggatttcatgttttctgtttttaagggGGTGAGGAGGCAACTCTGCTGTGAAGGAGCCTCACAGGTAAGTAAAGGGGAAGGTAAGACTACAGCACACTTGGTTTTATCTGAATTCAGGGAGAAACTGGCTCCACACTCCTTCTACCTCGAGTCCATTGGCCTCCTCCATGCCACTGAAGCTAACGTCCAGCAGGATTTTGCTTAGACTGTCGTCAACGGTGTCCAGGACTAGTCCTTCCAGTAGTGAGCGGTTAGCAGAAGCCCCCACCTGCAACTCCTTAGAACATCGCTTTTGTTGGCGTGACCCACACGGGCTCTCGAGCTTCAGTAGTGGGGAAGCAGCAGGAGAAAGGGTGTTTAGAAGGTTCTGGGGGGAGCCAAATAGGCCAAAATCCTTAAACGGGGTGTCCCCAAAACTCAAAGTTCCAAGGTTGTCTTTAAAAGGGGTAAAAGTTGAGCCTTGAGGAATACGGACAGGGCTGAAGTCCAGCACTGGGTCTCTGGGGAGGCACACTTCTGTTTCCGAAGGCTGAAGGAGGCCTGTGTCGGTCGGCTTGCTGGGAGTGGAAGAGGCGGGAGGCTTTGAGAACCGGTCTTTGATGGGGGTCTTGAAAGTATAGTCCTCATCTTGAGTAATCTGGATGGGGTTCTCCTGGGTAAGGTAGGAAGTGTCATCCTGGGTAAAATGGGAGAAGCTGACCTGGGTTAGGTAGGATGGGCCTTCTTGTGCGAGATGGGAAAGTCCTTCTTGGGTCAAATTAAAGGGGCCGTTTTGGGTTGGATGGGAAGAATGATTCCGGCTAGGGTGGGCAGACGTGTCTTGAAGAAAGGAGAAATCTGTATCCAATCCGGAATCGGACGCACTGCTCTCAGGCAGGACAAGTTCTGGTTCTTCTGAGCGCGGAGGGAGAAGCTGCTGCTTCCTTCTGGAACTGCCGGCCTGCTTATACCGAAATGGAACGTCGCCATTCAGATCGGTGATCTCAGGCTCCTCTTTAACAGAACGTGGCTCAATATATTGTGGACTCTCCCCATTATCTGCCGCAGCCTGCAAAGAACAATGTTCATAATCTATAATACACACAATGGACCGACCCGCTTTAGACATGCTTACCAATGAGCCTATCGGAACCAGGCATAGTAACTGGAGGTGAATGCGTAGGGGGTAATGGGTAATATATAGCTAACCCCCTCCCAACACCTACCTTTGGGGCAATCTTCACACGTTTGCTGCTCTGGTGCCTATCCAGACATTCTGCCTCATAAGCGTACGGCTCTGTTGCTGGAAGCAGGACCGGCTGAGCCACAGGGAAGTGCACTGGAATCAAATAGGAATTGACTCTGGGAAGTAGGGGCTTCATCTTTCTTTCTGGAGCAGGAGGTGGAGAAGAGAAGTTGTAAGTGGTGCTTATCCAGGACACACATTTGTAACACAGTGGGCCCCGCAGGAGGGACTCGCTTTGCCGAGAATAACGACAGGAAGGCAATGGGAAGGAGATACTAAGATTGTGGCTAGCCAGCTTGAGAACAATGGAGACTTGGAAACTGCCACATGAGCCACTAGCAACTTTATAGAAGCTAGGGCAAGCAAGAGCCATATGAAGAATTTTATTAGAATAAGTCAagggacatttaaccctttaaactGAATACAGCTTATCTCACCTTTGTTGCTGGCATAGGCTGCACTCTGCAAGCTTTTTCTTATATCGGGGATCATTTTCTTTTGCTGCTGTCAGgggagaaaagaaataaaaaaaactcaaatgagtATGATAGGTCAGGcctctaaaattaaaaaaaaacatttgttatgttatagaataccctattaTGTTATAGATTATTCTATTATCAATAAAAACATATTGCTTTATATAgcttctttctattcagtccttcccCTATTATCTTTCAGTTTCTCAagccactgcctgtttgctacggtacattggaccctagcaaccaggcagatgctgaaattccaaatgctATATAATTCCAAAAAAAGCAAAGACTttttgcctcagaatattaccgTTTACATCGCATATTAAGAGTTAATTTGCCTTAAAAGTAGATCTGCAAGATTTAAAAAAACTGTATTGCTAGCTTGCCAGGCATTTTGATTATGTGAATGACTAGCAACTCTGTAAGGCTGTGCTGAACATATCAGCACAATAGAAATATATTGATTAAATAATATCATAATGATGGTTAGGCTTAaaagttaacttcccctttacacAGTGCACAGCACCCAATTAGGAACACAAGTGAATCCATACCGGTTCATCGTCTGCAGGAGACATGGAAACTGCAGTCTTCAGGAGATGAAACACAGGAGCACAGTATAGAGGGAGGtttattagagagagagagagagaaaaaaaagttaattcaatATCACTTGTAATCTAGCCCAGGTTATCCCTTGTGTGACAAAGCTCAGCAAGGGAAACATTATATAAATCCATTCCACTgagctattgcgggcgactaactgctcctcaagccctttgcatcgctttggtaaCCCGAAGTTGCACAGAGCTTCCTCCCGTAGGCAATTTCGTACGACTTCGGGAAAACGAAGCGACGCAATGGGCTTTCCAACGGAGACTCCAGTTAGTtacccacaatagcagagatctatcactggCAACGGAACCTCTCcgacccttaaggtccccatacacgttaagattcgcggcggatcttcacccgatatccccacctacgggtgggcgatatcggggagcgtgtaggttaattcgatcgaattatattggcggcaatggggcagtcggttcggggaccgcatcaacgagccaatgcggtcccagaatccgactgaatcttttaacctgccctaaaggtggccatacacgggcagatccgctcgcttggcgatgtcgccaagcgagcagatcttcacccgatatccccacctacgggtggcgatatcggggaggcatgtcagtgaattcgatcgtttggccctggggccaaatgatcgaattctgcacgggcaatggggcagtcggttcggggaccgcatcaacccgatccgacgggattttctaacctggccgaccgatatctggccaatttcaggccagatatcggtcaggcaggcccctcttTTCTGCCCCTagacgggccgataagctgccgaatcggtctaagggactgttatgggcagctacaatcggcccgtgtatggggacctttagggtgggTGGGGTTATAAGCACCCAGATCCAATAATATTGTCAGCCAACCCCACTGATAATTCTGAGCACAATCTGCGATATTCACCTCGTTACTCCATTGATAAGTTTAATATTCACCCCCCTTATAGCTGCGCCATAGAGATAGATGTTATGAACTCTAAAGCATAAAATTGAAGGGGGTCTCACCTTGAACACCTGGTCCAGGGTCAAGCAGCGATTGGCCTGGGGGTGAATGGTCCAGTAGGAAACCTTGTTGTTGGCCTCGCTTTCCCGTACAAACATATCGTGCAAGGAGAGGTTGTGGCGGATAGAGTTCTATGAAACAGAATGGAGTTAGAAAGAAGCAGAGACACTCACGTACATTTCAACTGAGaaatcccctttaaagaaaatctcCCACCCTCCTGTGTATAACCCTCAGTGAGTTAGCCCCGCCCAACATTAAGTCCCACCTTCCAGCCAGGTTTGGCCACATGTTTAAAGTACGGGAAATGATCCTCGATCCAGGTGTAGATATCCTTCAGGGTCATGCGCTTCCTGGGGGTGCTGTTGATGGCGAACTGGATCAGAGCCATGTAGGAATAGGGGGGGCGCTCAGTGACAGAGACGGGCCATTGTGGATCAGGAAAAAGTTGCGATTCATCTTCCATCTGGGGTATTGGGGAGAGATAGCAGACTAAGGAATAGGACTAAATGCAGTAGGATataaacacggggggggggggggggggggacttacCTTTGGGCAGCCTGTCTCTGGGATCTGATTCTCCTTGTCCTCATGTTCTTCCTCCTTTATACTGTATTGCCCCAAGGACTCGGAGCTCATGTTCCCCAGCCACTGTATGTTGGACAGGCTGGCATTTAGCTGCTCCTCCTGCTGATGCTTGGCTATAAAGGGAAAGAGATGGCCAGAGATCATTTTCAACTTAGAGCAGTGGTTTTGCTACTGTTTGGCTTCAAGCTTTCCCCGGTGGCTTCCAAACTTTGGGGCTGGCCCTCTAGGACACCCAGTGTAAAGGCCACACAGGCCGAGATTTAAATAGAATTGGGATATGCTCTCctagacagggccgccatcaggggggcacaggggggacagttgtcccgggcccggcaaatcttcacttttaaagggaGCCCAgccgtgctacagttttctgactggctcgggccccctttaatctattatGGCCGGGCCCTGTCATGTGATTGGTCGCGCCCCATgtgtacgtgacgtcagtacgcacggggcacaaccttttAAAAGGGTCTGTCCTGTAGAGGAATGCAACGTCATTGGAGAAGATGGCAACGTCAGAGGAGAAGCAGCCGACTTcgggaggcactgtctatggggggggggggggggcaattgggggcactgtctatgggggggcaattgggggcactgtctatggggggcaattgggggcactgtctatgggggggcaattgggggcactgtctatggggggcaattgggggcactgtctatggggggcaattgggggcactgtctatggggggcaattgggggcactgtctatggggcaattgggggaggGTCTCAGATGAGTGCACATTGTAATGAAGTGAATGTTACCTGCATCTGATCTAACACTGTGCAATACCTGAGCCAGCCcattactttccctttacacGGATCTCATTATACGTGCAGTACCTTTCCTGCTGCTCCCGGTGGGTTTTTTCTTGGAGAGGCACGCTGCTTCTGACTGTAAGGGCGCACTCTCTTCCTCTTTAATTTGGAGCGCTTGCTGCCACGCCTGAGTCTGGATAGCGGATTCGCTGCTGATGATGATATATTTGTTGGGGCCGCCGTTCTCTTTTCCTCGGGCGGTTAATGCTTGAATGATGCTCTGGACATTGGATTGAGAAGGAATGATCACCAGCTGAGTGTCCGGCGTTGTGGGGTGACCCACGATCCGTACCCCAGGAATGAAGCCTGGAACGCCTTCTTGACAGTTTTGCTGTGAGTTTGCTGGAAGTCCTATTCTAGGGGTGATAGGATCCCCACTTTCGCTCCCAAGGTTTGGCCCAGGGGCCCCCTGATGCGCTTTCGTCTTGGATGCCATATCTTCCAAGCCATGGACAAGGGTTTGCTCAGGTGGATTCGCCATTTTGTTCATGGCGGCTTTGCCCTGCTGGGAGGACCCCGGGCAGTCTGTGGCATCTTGACGAGGGAGGCTGAGCTTGCGTCTCTTGAGTATGAGTGGCCTGCGTGGGCTTGTTCTCATGGTGCAGTGGCACGGCCAGCAGCCATTGAGAGCTCAGAATGAAGACTTTTTATCAAATCGCTTTAAAAATCAAAACACAGAACATGTTACGTTTTAGCTGAACATTTGCCCCACAGTTTATCTATCACCCCCAAAAAGCTGGATGCCCTGCTCTGCAACATACATGCACATATCCATGGCATGAAAAATAATGGGGAATAAGAACTGCCCACAGATTGGCATAAAATAAATTCATCAGTTCTAGATCAGATCTACAATCATAGAGTGGGTTCTTGTTGGCGTTACATTCCCCAATGCCCCTCATTCAAGATCTAGTGCCTGGGCAACGGCCAAGGGATACCCCCAACAATACAGCAGCTGATGCATAGAATGATATGCTTTGTGCTATGGAACAAAGAGGAAGGATTACAGGCATTTATCTTACAGTATCCTTCATAATTACCTCCCTGCTCCTCTGATTGGTTTGTAATGGGAGCTGGACCAGCTGAAAATGTAGAACTGGTCCTTCTGTAAGGTTCTTGCTGTATGTGCGCTACTAGGGGGTCTTAGAGATCTGTTTCCTCCCAGAACAACAGACAGAAGGCAAAGCCATTGTATAACTCAACAACTTCATTATATGGGGGCActaagagcccctctgcactcccccattatcacacacacatatatatatatatatatatatatatatatatatatatatatatatatatatatatatatatatatagaacattaagacattctgtgcattaagctaccaatgcACAGAATATATGGACAGACAATCCCTGTTTttggtatgagatcccttatccggaaaccccttatccagaaagttccgaattacggaaaggccatctcccatagactccattataagcaaataatactaattaACTTTTCTCCCTAAAACCAACATCTATTAAAAGAAAGCTGCTATTTCCGGGAGAATAAATGCATTATcatgattacaggtatgggatcccttacctggaaacccgttatcaagaaagctccaaataacggaaagcctgtctcccatagactctctgtaaaagtaaaacagtaccttgtaattaattcttactgggggcagaacagccctattgggtttatttcatggttaaatgattcccttttctctgtaataataaaacagtacctgtacttgatcccaactaagatataattaccccttattgggggcagaacagccctattgggtttatttcatggttaaatgattcccttttctctgtaataataaaacagtacctgtacttgatcccaactaagatataattaccccttattgggggcagaacagccctattgggtttatttcatggttaaatgattcccttttctctgtaataataaaacagtacctgtacttgatcccaactaagatataattaccccttattgggggcagaacagccctattgggtttatttcatggttaaatgattcccttttctctgtaataataaaacagtacctgtacttgatcccaactaagatataattaccccttattgggggcagaacagccctattgggtttatttcatggttaaatgattcccttttctctgtaataataaaacagtacctgtacttgatcccaactaagatataattaccccttattgggggcagaacagccctattgggtttatttaatggttaaatgattcccttttctctgtaataataaaacagtatctgtacttgatcccaactaagatataattaccccttattggggcagaacagccctattgggtttatttaatggttaaatgattttagcaggcttaagttatggagatccaaattaaagaaacatctggaaaaccccaggtcccgagcactctggataacaggtcccatacctgtatatattaataatgggggagtgcagaggacctcttgttgttgttgtctatatgaactttgcagtcacagctttattgcacctctgcctaatggtttaatCAGGGGTGCTCAatctttttaagcagggggccagttcacagtccctcagactgttggggggccagactatagtttGTCCCACACCCCTGGCTATAACTGgcctgcctcagcgtggtccttggCTGCATCACGTTACCCTGTCACACCCGCCGATGCTAATGTGTCCAGCGAGggccacgctgaggcagacaggtagtagccaggggtgaggacacagcaggggtAGGTAAATGCCCgtggggggccgtagtttgaggaccccctggtttaaaatgtaatggtcagcacaactttccctttttttgcactAAAGCCAGAAAACATGTTAAATATCCTCAATTTGTAAATAAAGTTGCCATGGCTGCGTGGTTTCATCACTAGCACAGTGCCAGCGGCAGATagtgcccaaatatacagtagctGGGCAAGTGGCCTTACTGACCCATTGCGGGACCCCCCAGCAATACAGCAGCTGATGCATAGAATGATTTGCTTGGGGCTATGGAACAAAGAGGAAGGATTACAGGCATTTATGGTACAGCATCCTTCATAATGAACTCCctgctgctctgattggttagTAAGGAGAACTGGACCAGCTAGAACGTTATTCTGTTAGGTTCTTGCTGTATATGTGATACAAGGGGGTTAGAGATCCCTTCTCGTGTGTTTCTAACTTTATTTTCCAACCTATACTAATTCCCTAATAACACCCGCACTGCTACAGAGTGAGCGACAATGGCTCTAGCACCCCCCTTTACTGATTGTTAAAGCCCCTGTCCCCTCCTCATTCACTGAATAGGTCACTCATTACCCATTGAATTGATGGAGGAGGAGGGTGAGGCAGACAGAAGGCAAAGCCATTGTATAACCCAACAACCTCATTATATGGGCGCACTAAAGCCAGAAAACAGGATACATTTTCACAATTGGGAGATAAAGTTGCCATGGGCAGATagggcccatatatatatatatatatatatatatatataaaatatgtggcTGAACCATTGCAGGACACCCCCTCCCCCAAAAGACCATTAAGACATTACAGGTGggttgtagttgaacaacagcGGCTTCCATAGAGTGGAACATGACAGTTCCATATTGAGAACTGACACCCCCTACACCCACAGGCCTCCATGCTCCTTCTACACAAGCCTTGCACCCACCCTCATACACACACAGCCCCAACTTCACGTCCGATGACGATCTAACCCGATCTAAATACCTGTTTATAAGACGGTGTCAATATCGGGCCTTTCCGTGGTTTTTGAATTTTCGCGCTTTCGGGCCCGCTTAAACCCACGTGACCACATCGACCAATCCACAGCGCGTCCCTAGCGCGTCACGCATCTCTCGACCAATCGCGCAATCAATCAACGAGTTCCTTTGGCAAAGAGCCAATCATAATGAGCGAGTTATAGAACGCTCGCCGTAGCCAATCGGTGTCGGGGAAAGAGAGAAGCCCTAACGTATCCCGGAAAGAAGGGGATATTACAGCGCTGGGCCGGAATGTTCGGGGGCTACCTGTCCGCTTATTAAGGGTTTGTAGCTGTCGGTGGGTTGTGGGTGCAGTTGTGGATAACAAATTGATTGGTGGGGAACATGCTGATTGGACCTGTTTGTTTTAAACGGAATCGGAGCCGTCATGTTGGGAGCGCCATCTGTGGGTAACTCATGGTATGACAGGAGGCAGAGACTAATGACTGTAGCACTCAGAGCTTGGCtaacgtacaggtatgggaccccttatccggaaacccggtatctagaaagctccgaatagactccattttaatcaaataattcagaatttttaaacctgatttgttttttctctgttataataaaacagtacctgtacttgatcccttgATCcctggcagaacagccctattaggtttatttaatggttaaacgattcccttttctctgtaataataaaacagtacctgtacttgatcccaactaagatataattaccccttattgggggcagaacagccctattgggtttatttaatggttaaatgattcccttttctctgtaataataaaacagtacctgtacttgatcccaactaagatataattaccccttattggggcagaacagccctattgggtttatttaatggttaaatgattcccttttctctgtaataataaaaccgtacctgtacttgatcccatctaagatataattaccccttattgggggcagaacagccctattgggtttatttaatggttaaatgattcccttttctctgtaataataaaacagtacctgtacttgatcccaactaagatataattaccccttattgggggcagaacagccctattgggtttatttaatggttaaatgattcccttttctctgtaataataaaacagtacctgtacttgatcccaactaagatataattaccccttattgggggcagaacagccctattgggtttatttcatggttaaatgattcccttttctctgtaataataaaacagtacctgtacttgatcccaactaagatataattaccccttattgggggcagaacagccctattgggtttatttaatggttaaatgattcccttttctctgtaataataaaacagtacctgtacttgatcccaactaagatcccttatccggaatacccttggtcccgagcattctggataatgggtcctatacctgtaccagcagcaagTATAAGGATTTAGAATCTAAAAATAAGGCAGTGGGATTTTACAGGCAAAGCCAAAAAGGTTTGATCTATTTTAGATCAAACCTTTTTGGCTTTGCCTGTAAAATCCCATTGGCTTATTTAATGGGAGGCTTATTTGCCCACTGCCTGTCAGTGTTCTGCACCTCATACTAATCCTGCTGTCCCTCTGTTTTTGTGCCTTAGGGCTGATTTTCCTGGATACAGCCATTTGTTTATTGCCCCTTAGCACCATGTGGCTGCTGGCGTTCCTGCCATTAACTGCCGATGCCTCGTAAGAAGCAGACCTCATACAACGCAAGCAAACCACGCCTGGTGTTCCTGGAAAGCCCAAAGCAGGGTCTGCGCCATGAGTATGGACTACCCCCTGACAAGGCGGCCCACCCTGTATGTGTGCCCACCAAACCTCTGGATCACAATGCATCCGCCTCTTGGGTAAGTGTTGGGTATTTTTTCATTGCTACATTAGTTTGCTTTGATTCAGGAGGGTGTTAAAGCTCTGGGCTACCCTGGGATCTAACACCCCCATTCATCAGAATGGCATTCAGCTGTTTACAGCAATCACAGTCTGACCAAGGGATACGTTGCTTTGCATTGATGAATGTTAAGGGGTTGTAAAccttgctgcactgctcaaccaaactttatttagttgttgctggactataaatcccagaataatgtaatatatgaTAGTtcaagcatgctgggagctgtagtctagcaacatcaggattgcatttttaaagcagtattgcacaataaaactattccccaaatctccacagccagcaaCTGCTTTAtaatgcaaaacaattctccaatgagaatccctgattctgtaacaagatataggcttctaaatgtcatCAGCAAcaggcccactgaacagtttgatgcccattgtgccatcttggagtcaggaaggaatcgtttccc contains:
- the foxm1 gene encoding forkhead box protein M1 isoform X1, with product MRTSPRRPLILKRRKLSLPRQDATDCPGSSQQGKAAMNKMANPPEQTLVHGLEDMASKTKAHQGAPGPNLGSESGDPITPRIGLPANSQQNCQEGVPGFIPGVRIVGHPTTPDTQLVIIPSQSNVQSIIQALTARGKENGGPNKYIIISSESAIQTQAWQQALQIKEEESAPLQSEAACLSKKKPTGSSRKAKHQQEEQLNASLSNIQWLGNMSSESLGQYSIKEEEHEDKENQIPETGCPKMEDESQLFPDPQWPVSVTERPPYSYMALIQFAINSTPRKRMTLKDIYTWIEDHFPYFKHVAKPGWKNSIRHNLSLHDMFVRESEANNKVSYWTIHPQANRCLTLDQVFKTAVSMSPADDEPQQKKMIPDIRKSLQSAAYASNKERKMKPLLPRVNSYLIPVHFPVAQPVLLPATEPYAYEAECLDRHQSSKRVKIAPKAAADNGESPQYIEPRSVKEEPEITDLNGDVPFRYKQAGSSRRKQQLLPPRSEEPELVLPESSASDSGLDTDFSFLQDTSAHPSRNHSSHPTQNGPFNLTQEGLSHLAQEGPSYLTQVSFSHFTQDDTSYLTQENPIQITQDEDYTFKTPIKDRFSKPPASSTPSKPTDTGLLQPSETEVCLPRDPVLDFSPVRIPQGSTFTPFKDNLGTLSFGDTPFKDFGLFGSPQNLLNTLSPAASPLLKLESPCGSRQQKRCSKELQVGASANRSLLEGLVLDTVDDSLSKILLDVSFSGMEEANGLEVEGVWSQFLPEFR
- the foxm1 gene encoding forkhead box protein M1 isoform X2, which translates into the protein MRTSPRRPLILKRRKLSLPRQDATDCPGSSQQGKAAMNKMANPPEQTLVHGLEDMASKTKAHQGAPGPNLGSESGDPITPRIGLPANSQQNCQEGVPGFIPGVRIVGHPTTPDTQLVIIPSQSNVQSIIQALTARGKENGGPNKYIIISSESAIQTQAWQQALQIKEEESAPLQSEAACLSKKKPTGSSRKAKHQQEEQLNASLSNIQWLGNMSSESLGQYSIKEEEHEDKENQIPETGCPKMEDESQLFPDPQWPVSVTERPPYSYMALIQFAINSTPRKRMTLKDIYTWIEDHFPYFKHVAKPGWKNSIRHNLSLHDMFVRESEANNKVSYWTIHPQANRCLTLDQVFKTAVSMSPADDEPQKKMIPDIRKSLQSAAYASNKERKMKPLLPRVNSYLIPVHFPVAQPVLLPATEPYAYEAECLDRHQSSKRVKIAPKAAADNGESPQYIEPRSVKEEPEITDLNGDVPFRYKQAGSSRRKQQLLPPRSEEPELVLPESSASDSGLDTDFSFLQDTSAHPSRNHSSHPTQNGPFNLTQEGLSHLAQEGPSYLTQVSFSHFTQDDTSYLTQENPIQITQDEDYTFKTPIKDRFSKPPASSTPSKPTDTGLLQPSETEVCLPRDPVLDFSPVRIPQGSTFTPFKDNLGTLSFGDTPFKDFGLFGSPQNLLNTLSPAASPLLKLESPCGSRQQKRCSKELQVGASANRSLLEGLVLDTVDDSLSKILLDVSFSGMEEANGLEVEGVWSQFLPEFR